From the genome of Triticum aestivum cultivar Chinese Spring chromosome 3B, IWGSC CS RefSeq v2.1, whole genome shotgun sequence, one region includes:
- the LOC123070741 gene encoding uncharacterized protein — MEGPFPLLVHDLGNRTDDCQTRFSISNQAVSTAAIHELKDYRCFESPQGWVLALEPASLHTFLWRPQDGQRISLPSPKQEFPRRCKCLLSDKPSSTSSCTVLVLDLDQPNLLVCRIGGSQWDSYNYELTMFLADDKPREIHMAKLKGIAAVGGKVYYTFTGHALGVVEFSPELSLTEFEVHMVELPDTMPFTSTYLVESCGDLFMVVVVFLGHNVHKIDKVDVYKMDFSRPEWCKVDRIGDRVFLLGGDSIGASNFGASCSASEHGLSSNCIYFLNNIAAEENYLHIFNLEKGTEEVQRPFRHKNGCLLPPPRPPMWLLPTDD, encoded by the coding sequence ATGGAAGGCCCCTTCCCATTGCTTGTGCATGATCTTGGGAACCGTACAGATGACTGCCAGACGCGGTTCAGCATCTCCAACCAGGCCGTGAGCACCGCAGCCATCCATGAACTCAAGGACTACAGGTGCTTCGAGTCTCCACAGGGCTGGGTGCTCGCGCTGGAACCTGCTTCCCTGCACACGTTCCTGTGGCGTCCTCAGGACGGCCAGAGGATCAGCCTTCCATCCCCAAAACAAGAATTTCCCAGGAGGTGCAAGTGCCTGCTTTCCGACAAGCCTAGCTCGACATCGTCTTGCACTGTTCTGGTCCTCGATCTTGACCAGCCTAATCTGTTGGTGTGCCGAATCGGAGGAAGCCAATGGGACTCTTACAACTATGAGCTCACCATGTTCCTCGCAGATGACAAGCCCCGGGAGATACATATGGCCAAACTTAAAGGCATTGCTGCTGTTGGGGGCAAGGTCTACTACACGTTCACGGGACACGCCCTTGGAGTAGTGGAGTTCAGCCCTGAGCTCAGCCTCACCGAGTTTGAAGTTCATATGGTTGAACTGCCCGACACCATGCCGTTTACTTCAACTTACTTGGTTGAATCATGTGGTGACCTCTTTATGGTGGTCGTTGTCTTTCTTGGACACAACGTGCACAAAATCGACAAGGTCGACGTGTATAAGATGGACTTCTCGAGGCCGGAATGGTGCAAGGTGGACAGGATTGGTGATAGGGTGTTCCTCTTGGGTGGAGACAGCATCGGAGCTTCCAACTTTGGAGCATCATGTTCGGCCAGTGAACATGGTTTGTCTAGCAACTGTATCTACTTTCTGAACAACATCGCTGCCGAGGAGAATTACCTGCACATTTTCAACCTGGAGAAAGGGACTGAAGAAGTGCAACGTCCTTTTAGACACAAAAATGGTTGCCTGCTGCCACCGCCACGTCCACCGATGTGGCTGTTACCCACAGACGACTGA